The window TTCACCGGGCTGATGTCCTTCGGGCACGCGGCCTTCTGGGGTGCCTCCGCGTACGTCACCGGGTTGACGGCCATCCACCTCGGCCTGCCGTTCCCGGCGGCCGTGCTGGCCGGGGCGCTCGCGGCGGCCGTGCTCGCGGTGCCGATCGGCTACCTGGCGGTGAAGCGGACGGGCATCTACTTCGCCATGGTCACCCTGGCGTTCGCGCAGATGGTCTACTACGTCGCCAACGAGTGGCGCTCGGTCACCCGCGGCGAGAACGGCCTCCAGGGCGTGCCCCGCGAGCTGTTCGGGCTGGACCTGACCGACGACTACTACTTCTACTACGCGATCCTGCCGATCGTGCTGCTCGGGCTGGCCGCCGCCTGGCGGATCGTGCACTCGCCCTTCGGGCGGGTGCTGGTCGGCATCCGCGACAACCCGGCCCGCGCCCGCGCGCTCGGCTACCCCGTGCACCGCTACAAGCTGACCGCGTTCGTGCTGTCGGGCTTCATCGCCGGGCTCGGCGGCGGGCTGTTCGCCGTCGGCCACCGCTTCGTCTCCCTCGACGTGCTGCACTGGACCACCTCCGGCAAGGCGGTCATCGTGGTGGTGCTCGGCGGCATCGGCACGCTCTGGGGCGGGGTGCTCGGCGCGGGCATCCTGGTCCGCCTGGAGGACTGGCTGTCGTTCTCCGGGTTCGAGGCGATCGGCCTGGTCACCGGCGGGATCTTCGTCCTCGTCGTCCTGGTGTTCCGGCGCGGCATCTGGGGCAGCGCCGCCGCCCTGGCGACGCGCTGGGCGGCATCCCGCCGCCGGTAGTCGCACCCGGGCGCATCCATCCGCGGCCCTCCCGACGTACCCCCGGGTAGTGAACGTCTACCCGGGGGTACGTCTGGTGCTGACAGATCCCATGCCGGTCGGGGCCGTCGAGACCGCGCGCAAGCAGTTGTCGCTGGCCGCCGAGGACCTCGACGCCAACCGGGTCGCCGCGCTCGTCGTCGAGGTGGCCGACGAGTGGGGCGCGGCGGCGCTGTGGGAACAGGTCTGCGTGCCGATGCTGGCCGCGCTGCCCGGGCACACCGCCATCGAGGTCGCCGTCGAGCACGCCCTCGCCGAGGGCCTCCGCGTCGGCCTGGACGTGTTCCGGCGCGTACCGGGCCGCCCGCTGCCCACCGGCGGCGTGCTGCTGGCCGG is drawn from Micromonospora sp. NBC_01740 and contains these coding sequences:
- a CDS encoding branched-chain amino acid ABC transporter permease; this translates as MTSTVDTETDAGRPAPKSGLVAVTRAPGWVRYALLAVGLLVAFWLPNGLYPAVAVDILCWALFAVAVDLLLGFTGLMSFGHAAFWGASAYVTGLTAIHLGLPFPAAVLAGALAAAVLAVPIGYLAVKRTGIYFAMVTLAFAQMVYYVANEWRSVTRGENGLQGVPRELFGLDLTDDYYFYYAILPIVLLGLAAAWRIVHSPFGRVLVGIRDNPARARALGYPVHRYKLTAFVLSGFIAGLGGGLFAVGHRFVSLDVLHWTTSGKAVIVVVLGGIGTLWGGVLGAGILVRLEDWLSFSGFEAIGLVTGGIFVLVVLVFRRGIWGSAAALATRWAASRRR